Within the Glycine soja cultivar W05 chromosome 3, ASM419377v2, whole genome shotgun sequence genome, the region aactaaaaatcaataaaaaatacttatactaaaattaaaaagcatAAACTTACAggattaaaacatatttatgatagaaaaaatgaaaagagtaaAATGGTTTTTAATACAAGAATCTTGGGACCTGCCTCCTTTGCAGGGAAATCATGATCCCCAAGTCCTTCGTGCCCGAAAAGAGCGTGCATTGTAGCCGTTACAATCACGCAAACACCAcccaactttcccattttgcCCCTACCGACTATTAAAAACGACCTCCGTGTCATCCTCCTTCATCAACTtcacttctctctttttcctttcccaacaaaaaaaaaaccacacaCATTCCTTCTTCCAGCCCTATAAGTATCACAAAATTCCCCTACACATTCATTCTTCCAtcgttttctctctctctccctctctctctctctccctctctctctcatacTTATTCTCCCTCGCGCGAAAGGTATGACCTAACTCCGAATCTCCGTTGAATTTCCGTTTCGATTTTCTCCTTCGTATCACTTCGCGCTCGTTCTCTCTCTCGATCTGTTCGAATCTCGCCGAGATCTGACCGCGTCCATCTCAGATCCGCGCCTTTTCTTGCTTCTTTCATTTCTCGATTCACTCACGCATTGCTCGATTCCGTTGCGTTGAAATGAAAATTCAGCTGGATTTTAATTGATTCGGCGATTTTTTTTCGtttcttagtttttttattcactttttatttatgatgtaaTGGTTCTGCTAAGTTTTGGTGTCGGTTTTGGTTAACGGCAATGACTTGTATGAAATTGCGTAAAGGTTTAATGTTAAAAATTGAATGGGAGTGTTGCATGTCTGTGTTGTTGCTGcttctgaaaaatgaaaattcagctaattttttaaaattgatttggcAGTTCGTGATCTTACTTTCAGTTTTGTGGTGATTTTTCCAttgcttagttttttttatttgttcctttttttttccagttttgTGGTGATCATTCTTGTGCATGTTAGTGTCTGAGCTGTTGTTTTGGCTTCTTTTCTATAGATCTAAGTTTTGATTCCGGTTTTGGTTAACGGCAATTCCTTGCATGGAGGtgtaatagaaaattaaatgagtATTGCTGTCTGTCTTGATCTGTTGCACAGTGAATGAGACTTGTGAATCAGCTGAAATTTTTGGTGAATTGATCAGCTATGTAAGGATGTGAGGATTTAGAATATTATATGTGAATTGAGTGAAaagtttaatgaaaatttaaaggAGAGTACTGCATGTCTGATTTAGACTATGCAATGCCTTGCATGAAATTGAGTGAAGGGTTTAATGGAAAATTGAAGAGAGTATTGCATGTCGGTTTTGATTTGTTGAATAGTGAATGAGACTAGTGAGTGAACTGAATTTTTTGGTGAATATATCAACGATTTAAGGAAGTGAAGATATAGAATATTATAGTGCATATTAAGATCaaattgctcttttttttttttagcagaAGTATAACCATAATTTAATGGAATTAGTGCAATGGCTTCTTTGCTATATGGAACTTAAGCTTATTAAATATGATGTTTTTTTCTGGAATGTGTTAATGAGTAATGAGAAAAAACGAATATACTTGTATAATAGGTGCATGATTCCTTGACGTAGATAATTTCTCTTTGACTCATCTTTGTATATATTTGTGAATTTTTGCCTTTACAGATAAACACATTTTTAGTTGCAACTAATGGGAACTGTTGAAGCTGCAAACAAGGTATTCATGGTTATTTCACATGTGGATTCACTTCTAGCTTTTTTGCATTTTCACTGGTCATTTTTTGAATCAGATTAAAGtgaatatttttcatgattCTTTTACATTCATTCAGAATTTGAAGGTttaaacattgaaattttttttccttgattgGGCAATGCTGGTGCTATGTCCAGCAagatatagttttttttcttcttttcgtaAAACTAATACAAGCTTTAAACTTTGATTTATAACCTTTTCTTGTGTTGTGATGGTatgaatttttaatgtatattttgacatactttttttaatcattcattCTAGGATGCAAATGGAAGCCTCCTAGAGAAAAATCCTACAGTTGTTTTTGTGTTAGGTAAGCAGTTATTGATTAAATTTGAAGTTAAGGATCTCCAACTCTCCATAGGCTTCCTCCCTCTAAATGAGTTTTCAATCAAATTCTGGTGCATATGAGTTTGTTTCAAATTGTTGAAGATGACCCCTCACTCTCCGTAATTCCATGTTATATTCCGTGTTCTACTCAATAATAATAGTTTTGGTCTATTGAAAAGTTCATTTGTAGTTTACTGGTAAGATGCTAATGTAATGccgaatatttaaattttagtaaaattataattataattggaCTGAGACTTAATGGGTTTTTAAGTTCCTTGATTCTTTCTTCATTGCTTCAGTTTACAATTTGACGAGATGTTTTGGAAAACCTGAATCTGCAGTTAATTGTTTTTTAGGTTATTTGCAGAAAACTGTTTATCTTCTAGACAAAAAATTGGCTGATGAGTTTGGAAGTACATCACAAATTTTACTATtcaatactattattttttttttgagtttgtTAACTTCTACTTAACAGGCTTTTTAAATCCCTTAATTCTTTCTTCATTGCTTCACTTTACAAATGACGAGCTATTTTGTGAAACCTGAATCTGCGGTTAATTTTTTCTAGTTTAGTTGCAGAAATTTTTTGCCTTCTAGACTAGAAATTTGACTTAGTTTGGAAGTACAATACAAATTTTTACTATTCAACTCaacactattattttttattattgaactttcactttggaaaagaaaaatttgaaagaaacaacaTACTACTTGCATGCCATAAAATTCCTTTTGACATGATAAATCACACTACACATTTTGATGGTTTGACAGTCACACTGATTCttactttttataaatttcttGCAATCACTAATTTAATGGTTTAGTTTTTATTGTTTAGCATGCATCATTTTTTGTTGTgttctcttttcttttgaagAGTGAATTTATTTATCCATTTATGTCTAATGTGTTCATTGGAATTTACAGTGGATTTTTCTGATTTCTAAGTTGGTTATTGATCTGATAATGATATAGGTGGCCCAGGCAGTGGAAAGGGTACCCAGTGTGCAAATATTGTCAAAAATTTTGGGTATACTCACCTCAGTGCTGGTGATCTTCTGCGAGCAGAAATCAAATCTGGTTCTGAAAATGGGTGTGTTATATTCTTTATGTCTTCATGTTAATATGTTAGTGAAGATTTATAAACCTGATCTGGACTGACCATTTACAGTCTCTCTCCTGTCTGTATCAAAAACATCAATTGACTAGTGGTTCAATAGGTAGTGcactttcattttgttttttttataaaaaaaaattatacttgtacaggaaaaacctattttttgttATAGAAAAATCACTTATCTGAATAAATCTCACGAAAAAAGACCTAGCACACTAATAATGAGAAATTTCAgcgaaattatatttttgcaaCTCTTGTTGGTACTAGGATTCTAAACTTCGTATCTCATTGCCCAGAGGcccttcgctatgcgaaggtatgggggtaCTAGGAttctaaattgaaaataatttccaatgTACCAAAATGTTTTTTCCCACActaggttttattttttcataaatttcataGGACGAATCTCTTGTATTTCTAGTAAATAAAAGTTATGGAGGCTATGTGAATTATACCATGGTTCATAATGGCAATTTTGAacatattagaatttttttggtTAGTGGAGGTCGCCTTGTAACACATGATGGTAGACCCATCACTCCTTTTGGGTTTTTGAGGGGTCACAAATTCAATATAATTACATTGAAGATTTTTTCTGTGTCTGGAGGATTGGTGGATGTGTTTTGTTTGCATCATTTTTTCAATGCATCTGGCTAGAGATTTGAGAGTGATGCTATAGTAATAGCAAGCTGGAATATCTTTTATTCCTGTTGTGGGGTGTGTTTTCAGGAGGTTTCATTTCATTGGTATTgccctatttttttgtttttctgagTAGGACTTTATATTCTCACGTATTGCTTACCAAATTCTGGTTGCATTCAGTTCTTATATGTATCTCCCTATACTGATTATTCATTTCCAACTTTGACTTCTGAGCAGTGAGCACTATTGTTAGTCTAACATCTTGTATTGTTAGGCTTAAATAGTCCATATCATTTagtattaacaaatttatttcttttgtttgacAGCACAATGATTCAGAATATGattaaagaaggaaaaattGTTCCCTCTGAGGTAACAATTAAGCTCTTACAAAAAGCAATGCAGGAAAGTGGCAATGACAAATTTCTTATTGATGGTTTTCCCCGCAATGAGGAAAACCGTGCAGCATTTGAAAAAGTGGTAATTGTACTAACTTTGATTTTCAATTCCCCCAATAAAGCTTGTTCAAttcaaattattcaaatatagATAATTGTACTAACTTTGATTTCCAAAATGCATTATGGCTTTTGCAGACAGGAATAGAACCAGCATTTGTCCTATTTTTTGAGTGCCCTGAGGAAGAGATGGAGAGGCGACTACTTAGTAGGAACCaggttgagttttttttttttttttttttaattatttgtatttccTTGTGCTAGTCGTCACTTGAGACTTTTTCTCAATTATAAAGGGTAGAGAAGATGACAATATTGAGACAATAAGGAAGCGATTTAAGGTTTTCTTGGAGTCTAGTCTTCCCgtgattaattattatgatGCAAAGGGAAAAGTTCGCAAGGTAATTGATAGTTGTGCTTCTTCCCTACTTTTTATTAGTTGGGTTCCTTTGGTACTAAGGGCATcacataaatttttcttttagattGATGCTGCAAGGCCTATCGAAGAGGTATTTGAGACAGTCAAAGGAATTTTTGGTCCAAAGAATGAGAAGGTAAATCACTATGTTCGCCTTATGTCAAAACTTTATATGTACAAGTTCCATTTTGTATCGAAGACAAAAATTGGGAATCATTGTCTTCCTTGTTAATTAGTAAGGTATATGACTGGATTACAATATGTTGTATACTATAATTTAACTAGTGATGAGTTCCTGCATTGCATGGATATTTTAAGAAGTTTAACTTTGTATGCATTATGATGCTTTTTTCTTATGCACTGCAAGAGAACTTTGTTTATCCTTctctttatcaaaatttatttgttcTATATACCATATATTAGTGATgggattcatttttttttttttgaaaatataaagataTAGGTGACATGAATGAAAGAATAGATGGGGATGTTAAGGTTCatagagaacaaaattttatttaaagattaagATTCATTCATATAGAG harbors:
- the LOC114406441 gene encoding UMP-CMP kinase 3-like isoform X2 encodes the protein MGTVEAANKDANGSLLEKNPTVVFVLGGPGSGKGTQCANIVKNFGYTHLSAGDLLRAEIKSGSENGTMIQNMIKEGKIVPSEVTIKLLQKAMQESGNDKFLIDGFPRNEENRAAFEKVTGIEPAFVLFFECPEEEMERRLLSRNQGREDDNIETIRKRFKVFLESSLPVINYYDAKGKVRKIDAARPIEEVFETVKGIFGPKNEKAD
- the LOC114406441 gene encoding UMP-CMP kinase 3-like isoform X1, encoding MGTVEAANKDANGSLLEKNPTVVFVLGGPGSGKGTQCANIVKNFGYTHLSAGDLLRAEIKSGSENGTMIQNMIKEGKIVPSEVTIKLLQKAMQESGNDKFLIDGFPRNEENRAAFEKVTGIEPAFVLFFECPEEEMERRLLSRNQGREDDNIETIRKRFKVFLESSLPVINYYDAKGKVRKIDAARPIEEVFETVKGIFGPKNEKVNHYVRLMSKLYMYKFHFVSKTKIGNHCLPC